In Verrucomicrobiales bacterium, the genomic stretch GTGATGGAATCCTCCTTGGGGTTCACCAAAACGAGAGTACGCCCCCGGCAGACCCCGGCTGAAACCGGGATCCCCCGGAAGATCCGTTCCGCCTTCTTCCGCGACGCTGGCACGGAAAACTCTTACCTGCCCCGGAGGCACTTGGGAAGACAAGAATCGTTCCGCGATTGACACCCAGCCGGGAGATACTTAGCGTCCGACCGTAAATACCGAGCGGACGCCCCGAATTTACACTTCGGGGATTTTTTGTTTTCCCAGTTCGAGATCATTATGGCTAACACGATTTTGGTAGGCGCCCAATGGGGCGATGAAGGCAAAGGCAAGATCATTGACGTCCTCACCGAACAGGCGGACATCGTGGTCCGTTCCCAGGGCGGTAATAATGCGGGGCATACGGTCTACCTGGGGCCAAAAAAATATGTGCTGCACCTGGTTCCCTCGGGAATCCTGCGCAAGCGCAAGGTGTGCGTCATCGGCAATGGCGTCGTGATCGATCCCATCAACCTGGTTCAGGAGCTCGACGGACTCGAGAAACTCGGGATCAAGATGGGACGCAACCTGCTGATCAGCGAGACCGCCCATCTGGTCTTTCCCTACCACCGTGAGCTGGATGCCCAGCGCGAGGTGACCAAAGGAAAGAACAAGATCGGCACCACCAAACGGGGCATCGGTCCGGCCTACGGGGATAAGGCAGCCCGCACCGGCCTGCGAATGATCGACCTTACCAAACCGGAGCAGTTTGCCGAGAAGCTCAAGCTGAAGATCAAAGAAAACAACGAGATTTTGAAGGCGTTTGGAGCCAAACCGCTGCAGTACAAACAGATTTTAAAGGACTATCTCGCGGCGGGAAAACGCCTGACGCCTTTCGTGGCCAATACCGTGGTTTATCTCCACGAGGCCTGCCGCGCCAACAAGAACATCCTCTTCGAAGGCGCCCAAGGCACGTTCCTGGATATCGATCACGGGACCTACCCCTACGTCACCTCCTCCAACACGACGGCGGGCGGAGCGTGCACCGGGTCAGGGGTGCCCCCGCATCGAATGGACAGTGTCATCGGCGTGATGAAGGCCTACACGACGCGTGTCGGCGAGGGACCTTTTCCGACCGAGAACGCCGAACTCTCTGATTTCTTGCATGGGTTGGGACGCGAGTTCGGTGCCACCACGGGCCGGGCTCGCCGGTGCGGATGGTTCGATGCGGTGGCGACCCGCCATGCCGCCATGGTCAATGGCATCGACGACCTGGCCGTGACCAATGTCGATGGCCTCGACACTCTCGATGTAGTTCGTGTGTGCGTCGGATATCGCCACGCAGGGAAGCGCTATGACTACGTTCCGGCCGATGCCGAGGTCCTGGGTCAGTGCCAGCCCGACTACGTCGAATTTCCCGGATGGAAGACTGACACGAGCAAGGCCCGCCGCTGGAAGGATCTGCCCGGAAAAGCCCGCGCTTACCTGGACGCCATCGCCCAGTTGACCGAAGCCCGATTGGCGATTGTCTCGGTAGGGCCGGCGCGCGATCAAACTTTGTTCCTCTGAGACCAGTTCGGTATTGATAATTCCCTGCTTACCAGTCAGTTTAGGAGTCAGGCAATCCAAAGACTCGCCTCCAGACTGGTAGCATGAGCGCGCGAAGAGCCATCGAGATTCTTCTCGTGGAAGATAACCCGGGGGATGTGCGTCTCGCCCGGGAGGCTTTCTACGATGCAGCTGTCCCCCATCGGTTTCATTGGGTGCAGGACGGCGTCGAAGCCCTTGCATTCCTCCGGCGAGAAGGTCGGCACGAGCAAGCACCCATCCCCGACCTTGTTCTACTGGATCTGAAGCTTCCGCGCAAAGGTGGTCAAGAACTGCTCGCCGAGCTGCGTAAGAACCAGGAATTTGATCATCTCCCCATCTTCATCCTGACCAGCGCATTCGCTGAGGATCCCGTGCATCAGGTTGCTGTCCAGCAAGCCACGGTGTTCCTGACCAAGCCCATGGGGATCGACGGATACATCCGCATGGCCCGATCCATCGGCGACCGCTGGCAGACCTTGGCACCTGGGCCGGTCACGGCCGGTTCGGAAGTCTGGCGAGGACTCGCACCGACTGCTTCGCGCAATGACTGAAAGCACTCCCCGCAGCTCTCCGTCCAACGCCTCCTCGTCGGGTGCTCCCGACGAGAACCGTCCTCCTCTCCTCCAACGCCTGCGAACTCGGTTGCTCCTGCTCGTCGCCCTGGCCGTAGCGCCCATGTTGGGCCTGGTGCTATTCACAGCCTGGGATCAACGAAACCAGGCCCACGAGGAGGTGCGAAGCGAGGCCCTCCGACTCACGCGCATTGCGATCAAACTCCAAGAACAGCATCTGGAGGCCGCCCGCCAACTCCTTTCCACCCTGGCTCAAATGGGCCGCTGGAGATCAGCCACCAACCCGGCCGCCACCTCATTGCTCTTTGGACAGCTCATGCAGTTGCACCCGGTCTACACCACCATCGGGGCCGTCGATGCGGAGGGGAATGTGATTGCCAGCGGTTCCGCCCTTGCCGAAGGTGAGGCCAAGGTGACCAGCAAACTCTGGTTCCAGCGTGTCCGCCAGTTGCGGACGTTCGCAGTCGGCGACTACAGCGTCGCGAATCCCCACCGAAAACTCACCGTCAATCTGGCCTACCCCATCCTGGAAAGGACCAACCAGATGTTCCTCGGGGCGGTTTACGCGGCACTCGACTTCTCCTGGATTGGCACCTTGGCCCTGGAATCCAAACTGCCAGAAAACTCAACCATCGCCGTGCTCGACAACACCTGGCGAGTGGTTGGTCAGTTTTCCTCATCGGACCGTGGAAGCGGTTCCCAAGGGCAAGGACTCCCGTTAAGCAGCATGGATTGGCGGTTCCGCGCCGGGGAAACCACGTTTGAACAGAAGGACTCGGACGGAGTGCCGAGGCTGTACTGCATCAACGCGCTGATCGGCGATGAGGCGGATCCCGAGCTGCGGGTGGCCGTAGGAATTCCTTCAAAAGCAGCGTTCGAGGGCACTCGCCGAGCGCTGGCGATGAATCTGGGTGTGCTCGGCGGAGTGACTCTGCTGACCGGACTCTTGGCCTGGTTCGGGGCCGAGGGCTTCATCCTGCGCGGCATCCATCCGCTGCTCAAGGTGGCGCGTGAACTCCACCGGGGAAATCTGTCGGCCCGCAGCGGCATGCCTCACTCCGGAGGGGAACTCAACCAACTGGCCGCTGCCTTCGATGAGATGGCGGTCAGCCTCGAGCAACGCGTGGCCGAACGTCAGCGCGCCGAAGCACGGCTAAAATCGCTCAACGAAGACTTGGAACGCAAGGTCAGCGAGCGAACTCACGAGCTGCAACGCTCCAACAAGGAACTCGAAGAGTTCGCGTATGCGGCGTCTCATGATTTGCAGGAGCCGCTCCGAATGATCACCGGCCACCTCCAGTTGCTCGAGCGGCGCTACAAAGGAAAACTGGATCAGAACGCCGATGACTTCATCCACTTCGCCGTCGATGGAGCCAAGCGGATGGATCAGCTCATCGTCGATCTGCTCACCTACAGCCGCGTAGGAACCCACGGCCAGGCGCTGGTGGCGGTCGACCTCAACACGGTGGTGGCCCGCGCCCGCGAGAACCTCGCCCTGCGCATCGAGGAAAACAAGGCCTCCATCCAAACCGAGCGGCTCCCCCGTGTTCTCGGCGACCCGTTGCAGCTCACGCTCGTCTTCCAAAACCTACTCAGCAACGGCATCAAGTTTCACGGGAATCGCGCGCCCCAGATCGAGATCAACTGCGTTCCCGCCCTCGAGCATCCCGACCAGTTCTGGATGGTCATTGTCAAAGATCATGGCATTGGCATCGAACCCAAATACTTCGATCGCCTCTTCCAACTCTTCCAGCGCCTGCACACCCGCGAGGAGTATCCCGGCACCGGCATCGGCCTCGCCATCTGCAAACGCGTGGTGGAGCGTCACGGCGGAAAAATCTGGATCGAATCAACTCCCGGCGAAGGCACCACGTTCTTCTTCACCCTCCGCCGATGTGCGGCGGCCTAGGGAAAGCAGGCATCCAGGTTTGACGCGGCGTGAGCCGAACGCGATGGTGGCCGTGGCATGCCATTGGAAAGGCTAACGCGGGATCGGTTGATCGAAGCCCTGAATCTGCTGGGGACACTCGCAGAGCAGGAAGACGTAACACTGGAACTGTGCATTGATGGCGGTGGTGCCATGATGCTCGCCTACAGCGCTCGGGAAGCCACCAAGGACTTGGATGTTCTCGCGAAACCGAGCACCACGGCCCTCCGTTTGTCGGGCATCGTCGCTCAGCGGCTGGGTTTGGATGAAGGGTGGCTCAACAGCGATGTGAGCCAGTTCGTTTCCATCGATGGAACCTATGCGCCCTTGGAAATTGAGGGCTTGGAGGCTGCCGCCCGAAAGCGACTGAAAATCACCCGCCCCTCCGCCAGCTACCTGCTAGCCATGAAGTGCCTGGCCGCTAGATCTGCCCTGCCCGGTTACGCGGGAGACGTGGGAGATATCCGGTTTCTCATCCGCAAGATGGGCATTCGGTCGCTGGACCAGGTCGAGGAGCACCTGCAGCGATTCTATCCTCAAGAGGCGCGCTCGCCAAAGGTTCAGGAGTTCATTCGTGGGATTTTGGAGGAGGGTTTACCGGAATGAGTGGCGAAACCGGCCATCGACCCTCATCGCTGCAGGAGGTGGCCGAGTGGACCGCCCGTTGGGATGCGTTCGGTCTTCATCTCAAGGATTTCCTCCATGTGTTCGAGAAGGCTCGCCGCGAAGGGCGTCCACTTCGAGACCTGCTCGTTGCACCGCCCAGAAATCTGGCGGCAGAATTCACCGGTGGAGATATTTGTGACGCGTTCCTAGCGGCGACGGCGGATTACCTGTCGAGGAAGAACGGGTTCCCTCCGCCTGCCTGGGCCCTTTGCGAGAACTTGGTGCTAGACCAGCCATGGTTTTCGGAAACCTATCCCGCGGTCCGAATGCGGCTCCTACGCGACACTCCATCGGCGTTCAAAGATAAGAACCTGTTCGTCTTCGAGTCCGCCCTTCAAGTCGCCTAGCAGCCTGCCGGACCTGTCCCCACCCCACGTGAGTCCGGCTGTGGAGTCCTTCTGTGCTGAGCTATCCCTTAGGAATCGTCGCGAAAGGCTGCTAGATATTCGGTCTAATGGTTTCTGC encodes the following:
- a CDS encoding response regulator, with protein sequence MSARRAIEILLVEDNPGDVRLAREAFYDAAVPHRFHWVQDGVEALAFLRREGRHEQAPIPDLVLLDLKLPRKGGQELLAELRKNQEFDHLPIFILTSAFAEDPVHQVAVQQATVFLTKPMGIDGYIRMARSIGDRWQTLAPGPVTAGSEVWRGLAPTASRND
- a CDS encoding HAMP domain-containing protein, whose translation is MTESTPRSSPSNASSSGAPDENRPPLLQRLRTRLLLLVALAVAPMLGLVLFTAWDQRNQAHEEVRSEALRLTRIAIKLQEQHLEAARQLLSTLAQMGRWRSATNPAATSLLFGQLMQLHPVYTTIGAVDAEGNVIASGSALAEGEAKVTSKLWFQRVRQLRTFAVGDYSVANPHRKLTVNLAYPILERTNQMFLGAVYAALDFSWIGTLALESKLPENSTIAVLDNTWRVVGQFSSSDRGSGSQGQGLPLSSMDWRFRAGETTFEQKDSDGVPRLYCINALIGDEADPELRVAVGIPSKAAFEGTRRALAMNLGVLGGVTLLTGLLAWFGAEGFILRGIHPLLKVARELHRGNLSARSGMPHSGGELNQLAAAFDEMAVSLEQRVAERQRAEARLKSLNEDLERKVSERTHELQRSNKELEEFAYAASHDLQEPLRMITGHLQLLERRYKGKLDQNADDFIHFAVDGAKRMDQLIVDLLTYSRVGTHGQALVAVDLNTVVARARENLALRIEENKASIQTERLPRVLGDPLQLTLVFQNLLSNGIKFHGNRAPQIEINCVPALEHPDQFWMVIVKDHGIGIEPKYFDRLFQLFQRLHTREEYPGTGIGLAICKRVVERHGGKIWIESTPGEGTTFFFTLRRCAAA
- a CDS encoding adenylosuccinate synthase, whose amino-acid sequence is MMANTILVGAQWGDEGKGKIIDVLTEQADIVVRSQGGNNAGHTVYLGPKKYVLHLVPSGILRKRKVCVIGNGVVIDPINLVQELDGLEKLGIKMGRNLLISETAHLVFPYHRELDAQREVTKGKNKIGTTKRGIGPAYGDKAARTGLRMIDLTKPEQFAEKLKLKIKENNEILKAFGAKPLQYKQILKDYLAAGKRLTPFVANTVVYLHEACRANKNILFEGAQGTFLDIDHGTYPYVTSSNTTAGGACTGSGVPPHRMDSVIGVMKAYTTRVGEGPFPTENAELSDFLHGLGREFGATTGRARRCGWFDAVATRHAAMVNGIDDLAVTNVDGLDTLDVVRVCVGYRHAGKRYDYVPADAEVLGQCQPDYVEFPGWKTDTSKARRWKDLPGKARAYLDAIAQLTEARLAIVSVGPARDQTLFL